In Zingiber officinale cultivar Zhangliang chromosome 11B, Zo_v1.1, whole genome shotgun sequence, a single window of DNA contains:
- the LOC122034386 gene encoding mannose-1-phosphate guanyltransferase alpha-like, whose product MGSSEERVVAVIMVGGPTKGTRFRPLSLNIPKPLFPLAGQPMVHHPILACKRIPNLVQVYLIGFYEEREFALYVSAISNELRVPVRYLKEEKPHGSAGGLYSFRDHIMEDDPSHIVLLNCDVCSSFPLPDMLEAHKRYGGMGTVLVIKVSAESANQFGELVADPVTNELLHYTEKPETFVSDLINCGVYIFTPNIFTAIQGVFTERRDRANLRRMNSFEALQSATKALPVDYVRLDQDILSPLAGKKELYTYETLDFWEQIKTPGISLKCSALYLAQYRYTSPNLLASGDGTKTASIIGDVYIHPSAKVHPSAKIGPNVSISANARIGAGVRLISCIILDDVEIKENAVVIHAIVGWKCSIGKWSRVQAEGDYNAKLGITILGEAVAVEDEVVVVNCIVLPNKTLNVSVQEEIIL is encoded by the exons ATGGGGAGCTCGGAGGAGAGAGTGGTGGCGGTGATTATGGTCGGCGGACCCACTAAAG GAACTCGCTTCCGGCCTCTTTCATTGAACATTCCGAAGCCGTTGTTCCCGTTGGCTGGCCAGCCAATGGTGCATCACCCGATATTAGCTTGCAAAAGA ATCCCTAATTTGGTACAAGTATATCTGATTGGATTTTATGAGGAGAGAGAGTTTGCGCTTTACGTGTCAGCCATCTCCAATGAGCTCAGAGTCCCTGTTCG GTATCTGAAAGAAGAAAAGCCTCATGGTTCGGCAGGAGGGCTTTATAGTTTCAGAGATCATATCATGGAAGATGATCCA TCGCATATAGTTCTTCTGAATTGCGATGTTTGCTCTAGCTTCCCTTTGCCAGATATGCTGG AAGCTCATAAAAGATATGGTGGGATGGGAACAGTATTAGTAATTAAG GTATCTGCTGAATCAGCCAATCAATTTGGTGAGTTGGTTGCAGATCCTGTGACAAATGAACTCCTACACTATACAGAGAAACCAGAAACTTTT GTGAGTGACCTCATCAACTGTGGTGTCTATATATTTACACCCAATATCTTTACTGCAATCCAAGGTGTATTTACTGAAAGAAGAGATAGAG CTAACTTGCGGCGTATGAACAGCTTTGAAGCTCTCCAATCAGCAACAAA AGCACTCCCTGTAGACTATGTTAGGCTGGATCAGGATATACTTTCTCCACTTGCTGGGAAGAAGGAACTGTATACTTATGAAACACTTGACTTTTGGGAACAAATTAAGACACCGGG GATATCTTTGAAATGCTCAGCCTTGTACCTGGCTCAATATCGTTATACTTCTCCAAATCTTCTAGCTTCGGGAGATGGCACTAAAACTGCTTCTATTATTGGTGATGTTTATATACATCCATCAGCAAAAGTACATCCAAGTGCAAAG ATTGGTCCTAATGTCTCTATATCTGCAAATGCTCGTATTGGAGCTGGTGTGAGACTAATCAGTTGCATCATACTGGATGATGTTGAAATTAAG GAAAATGCTGTTGTTATACATGCCATTGTGGGTTGGAAATGTTCTATAGGAAAATGGTCGCGAGTACAG GCTGAGGGAGACTACAATGCCAAACTTGGTATCACCATCCTCG GAGAGGCTGTTGCAGTTGAAGATGAAGTTGTGGTGGTTAATTGTATCGTTCTGCCAAACAAGACGCTTAACGTCAGCGTTCAAGAAGAAATCATCCTATGA